The window AAAATAGCCGAAGATAATGTCTTAGAGGCATTGGAACTTGTACATCCTGCTGTCCTTATGGAACAGCACCTGATCATACACCTCAGTTTCTACAAAAGTGAAGGTGGGGACCAGATGAGCCCTGTGGGAAAACCCAAACTTATTTCCCAAACACTGCCTAGGCTGAGAACCACCCAGGAACCCAGGAAGGTTTGTTCCTGGCCAGACTCCCATATACCATACAACCCCTGTGGCATAAAGTATTTCTTCTTGTGCTAAACAGGGTTCCCATATTTAATGTCTGGTGTCCTGAAATTTCCAAGGCTGGTGAGAACATTATCTCCGAGACAGGATCACAGGTTATGGGGGtacagggaaggaagagaagtttGGGCAGAGATCTCCAGAGACTCAAATCACATATAAAAAGCTTCAAAGAGGTGTCCTGGAAGGGAATACCTGACTCTGTTTCCACTAGGAGGAAGCACACAAATGACAGTAAGTGTGCAGATACATGTTTATATGATTTCCCCTCACTCACAGGGACTATGCATAAGATATTCTGTCCTTGGGCCTTGGATTAGAGCAGAATGAAGTTTTCCTCTCACAGACCACAGGAATCCACCCTGATGGTGCCCTAGGAAGAGAATCAAGCTACTGAAGTCTTCCTGTGAGAGAAACGAGAGCACAGTCTCtcttgtacaagtctttgtgCATTGCTAATAACAACCTCTTAGCACTCTGGCATGTTCCCTTACTGGTTCCTCACGGGAGACAGAGTAGAGGACACAGTGGAGGgttagttttttttaatcttacagATACGGaatcccaggttccaaagggggAAGGTCACTCTGGTAGTCAGTGAGTGGCACGATCTGGACTAGAATCCTGGACTCCTTCCTCTCAGCTCAGTCTCTCTCTCCTACATTATGCTCCGAACTGATGAACAGGCCACTGAGGCAAGGTCGTTGGAAGAAATACTTCCCTTTTCTCTGAGTCTACAGTAGGACAACTGTTCCTGTGTCCAATGAGCTGGCCTGCTGACCtgatgcccaccccacccccagctccagccTGGGGCTCTTGCTCTTTACCTCCTCTTTACCTTAAGTCAGAATGGCTAACATGTATCTGtcacttactgtgtaccaggaCATGGTAGGTGTTTCATGTGGATTAATTCACTTAAATCCCATGATAATCCTATGGAGTAGATACAATTATTAGTAGCCACATCAAGAAGATGAAAATACCAAAGCTCGAAATAATTAAGTAAGCTGTCCCAGAGTGTACAGTAAGCCCTGAAGCCAGGATTTTAAGTCAGGTCACTGACTCCAGATCCTATGCGCATACTCAGCATAATGTACTGAGTACATTACACTTCCCTTCCCTTTAACAAGCAGATTGAGATGCTGATGTTGATAGAGACAATGTGAGTGTCATCTGTATAGTAGGGGAGCACTAGCCAAACCTCTCGATAATGAATCCCGACTTCTGGTTTGGCTTCCTGAGAACTGGTTCAGCCAACCCAGGATGAGTGGATGACCTAAAGCTTTTTGAAATTCTATGGCCATCTCCCCTACTCACTAGTAAGTTCTATGATGGCAAGACTCATGCCTGATTTATCTTGGCATTGCTTACGAGGTCATGCTGCTCAGAGGCCACCCACCCCACCTTGGCTGGAAGGCCTACCTGTGCCAGAGGGGTGTGCAAACAAACCCCTTGCACTTGTGGAGGAGGATGGTGGTGACACTGGGCACACTTTACAgggcctctcccacccctcccatgACAGTGCCCACGAAGTTGCCAGTGCCATGGTTTAGCAGGTAGTTGATGGCTGCCTGACTCATGGAGCACACACCGGAAAAGGATcaaggagcagagagaggagcaGAATGATCAGGAGAGAGGGAAGTGGTTGGAAGGGAACACTCTCTGCTCTACTCCTCACTGAATTGAATGCCCTCTGCTCCCATGCACCCCAGGGGGAGAGTCAGTGGGATGGGACAAAGGGTGTGGAGAAGAGAAGGCTGTGGATAGACACAACACGTTTTACTTTGAGGcaatatctccattttacaggagGGTCCGGGTTGCAATACAGTAGGAAGGTTTCCAGTGAGATAACTGTCTGAATTCAGCTATAATTCtacccttttccttttcctctgttaCTATTAATAGCAGCAGCTATTATTCACAGAGCACATACTCTGTGGTAGGCACTATATTGAATGCTTTACttgtattgtttcatttagtTATCACACCACCTCTGAGGTCACACTATTATCAACAGCACCACTTTGAGACCAATAGAGGCTCAGTAGCTTGCCCCAGACCACactgtaagtggcagagccaggattcaaaggCAGGCAGGTTAGCTATGGAACATATGCTTTTAAGTACTATGTCATAATGCTGGGGACTGGGGCTCAGGCGTAGAGATGGGACTTTTAACTGCCATGCTGTAATGGTGAGGAGGGGGCTccagtggtggggaggggggctcTGGGGTATAGATGAGGTTTTTAACTACTATGCTATAATGATGGGGAGGGGGGTTGAGGGGTAGAGATGGGGCTTAAAAAGGTGCATCTCCAAGCAGAGAAATAGGCTGGAAGCTCCACTAAGTATGATTGGTAGCACCTTTGGCCATGAGATAGTCTCTAACAAAGGGGATCCTGAAAAACCAGGACATGTGGACAAGTGGGACATGATGCCTGGGAAGGTTTTTGAAAAGCCTGTGGCCTCAGTACAGAAGTTTCAGAAGGCACCGAAGATCAAGAGGCCATGAGGGTGAACCCCATGATGTAGTTGTGCTCAGGTGACAGGTCCTTGGTCTTCAGGATCTGCAGCTATGGAGAGAAATGCCACACATGGTAAAATGAGCCGCATGAGAAAGCAAGGTTGAAGACACTGCAGGGATTAGGGTATCCTCCACAGCAGAGCTTCTCAGTAGACAGACCATAAGTGGGACTCAGGGGATCAAGATATTAGTCTGTGGAAtgacaaaagatcccaaatagtcaaagcaatcctgagaaggaagaataaagcaggagggatttcacttgccaacttcaagctctgctacaaagccatagtaatcaagacaatttggtatggcacaagaacagacccacagacctgtggaacagaaaaaagagtccagatattaacccaaacatatacggacaattaatataagataaaggagccatgaatatacaatggggaaatggcaggctcgtcaacagctggtgttggtaaaactggacagctacatgtaagagaatgaaactggatcattgtctgatcccatacacaaaagtgaattcgaaatggatcaaagacctgaatgtaagtcatgaaaccataaaacccttagaaaaaaacaggcaaaaatctcttggaaataaacatgagcaacttgttaATGAACATAcctcctggggcaagggaaacaaaggcaaaaatgaacaagtgggactatatcaagctgaaaagcttctttacagcaaacgACGCCTCaaaagaacaaaatggtatcctacagtatgggagattatattaaCAAATGACAGATCccttaaagggttgacatccaaaatatataaagagctcatgcacctcaacaaacaagcaaataattcaattaaaaaatgggcacagaatctgaacagacacttctccaaagaagaaattcagatggccaacagacacatgaaaagatgctccacattgcgatcatcagagaaatgcaaattagaaccataaatagatatcacctcacaccagtgaggagggccaccattcaaaagacaaacaacaaatgttggcaaagatgtggagaaaggggtaccctcctacactgctggtggggatgtaaattagttcaaccattgtggaaagcagtatggaagttcctcaaaaaaatcagaatagaaaataccatttgaccctggaattccactcttagcaatttaccctaagaatacaggagcccagttttaaaaagacatatgcacccctatgtttatcacagcactatttacaatggcgaagaaatggaagcaacctaagtgtctccatcagtagacgaacagataaagaagatgaggtacatatatgcaatggaatattattcagccatgagaagataacaaatcctaccatttgcaacaacatggatggagctggaggtattatgctcagtgaaataagccaggtggaaaaagacaagtatcaaatgattttgctcatatgtggagcataagaacaaagaaaaaaactgaaggaacaaaagagcagcagactcacagaacccaagaatggactaatggttaccaaagggaaagggactggggaggatgggtgggaagggatggataagggggaaagaggggcattatgattagcagacataatgagGGGGGGCCAGgtggaaggcagtacaacacagaaaagataaatagtgcttctatagcatcttactatgctgatggacggagACTGTAAGCCCAGAGGATCTGCATAGCAGTACATTTCTAGAACTGCTCCCTGGTATTTCTCCTTACCAACCCTTTCTAGTGCCTGCCTAAGTAATTTTATTGAACTTTGAAAACCCAACTTAGAGGTCACCATATCTCTAAAGCCTTTCCTTACCTCTCATCTGAACTAATTGTATACCTTGTACCAAACCATAAGTGCATACTCTTCAATCCTCCCAGTATATGTGGGCTCCCTAATGGCAGAAGATGGAATCCTACTCACTTTCAATCAAAATTTGTTAAGTGGACCCGTACTGTATTTGTGTCTCAGCCTGCATCATCTGGTAGGTAACGCTGAAGGCATCCAAAGTATCTTCACAGGTAGCACAACGGCCTGGTAGCAATATGGGATCCTGAAATATGCCTGCCTGCACTGCAACTTCTCTGGAATGCTCATTTTATTTCTGGACAACCCAGTAAATGCCTAGTGTTTGGGGAACCATGAGGGATGCTGGGGAAGAGACACTTACTGTAATGCGGAAATAGTCTCTGATGTGGGTCCATACACTCCAGTTCTGTACCCAGGCTGAATATCTACCACCTGACACAGAAGTATCAGGAAGGGAGGGTGTGtgccaccaccacctccccatcCTGCTTACCCTGGAGCTTCCCTAACACCATGGAGGGAACATGGCTCTGCTGGAAAGAAAGCAACCTTGGATGGTTCTGGCTGGCCCAGCTCCCATGGCTCTGGAAATTTGGATGAGGAGCCTATGGCATAGTGAGTGGGACTCCCTGGTCACAGGTTAAGATGAAACATTCTTAGGCCCTTTTCTGTCTAGGTCCATGAGTCTTACCTTGCTCTGGGGTCTTCCAGTCCAGGAAAACCGGGCAAAGTAAAGGGCTGGTAGAGGCCACAGGGTGTAAACAGTAGAAAAATGACAAATGGCTGCAAGATCCAAACTGATGAGGGAGTAGGTCCTACCAGATTCGGGTTGCTGGCAGACCGTGGCCATGTACTGCTGGCCCCATTAAGAGCTCTCTAGGCTACACAAGCCCTGGCCTTCTGTACAACCTAGCTCCTGCCAATCCATGACCACTTGTCCTTCAAATCTTTTCTCTAGCTTCTACCACACACCAGCCCTATTTCTCTGCTTACCTGACATCCCTGTCTGCTTGACTTCTGCCTTCCATCAATTATCCCCCCTGTGCCCATTCGTCCACCCTCTTTTCCATCTGGCCTCCTGTGTCCCTTCCTATCCATCATGATTGAATGTTTGTTACACTGGCAGCCCACTCTCTCTGGCCCATGAGCTATCCATGTCTCCCCACATCCTGCCCGCGCAGCATCTGCACCCCTCTACTATTTCCCATCCACCATTCTCATCCTCTTTCCCATTCACCATTCCCTCCATCATCTCTGTCTCCTCCCCTGTTACCACCTACCCCTGCCAGAATGGAAAACTCTTTGGTACAAGCACAGGCTATACTTCTCTAAGTCTGTAATGCTAATGCTTCCTCTGTCCCACTTCCCATGCTTCCTTATGATCATGATCAtatctctgggcctcatttcccTTTTACAGGTAGTGATAGGAGGGCTAGGAAGTGACTGAAATTATCTACATGTACTCATATCCATCATGACCCTGTTGTGCCCCTCATGTCTGGCCTCACTGTTCTCTGGGGCTCTatctctccctcctccaggcactcacagaacccaagactgcTTGGCTTTCCTCTGTACTACCATCTGAGATAATAAAAAACCAGAGATGAGACTTTCCATAAGCATACAAATTACCTCTGATCTGGCCATGACCCCTGACTCTGGCTTCTCACCACACACATTCGGATCAGTACTCACCTGTGACAAGGTAGATCAAGGGCCAATGTATAAGCATCAGACTCTGTAAGTGCTTAGGTTTCTTGAAACAAGGAATGATACCCAAGAGTGAAGGAGGTGAAGATTCCAGAGCAGTGTTCCAAACCAGTGGTGCCTCCACCTCTGGAAGCTCACTCGGTAGTGAGAGCATATGACTACCACAAAGTTTCACTTGCCGCCTTTCCTCCTTGTTCTGCCCCACACACATCCCCCACTGCAGGCAGAAGGCTCTGGAGCACTAAGGACTGCCCCGTTAGGTCTGAACCCAAGCCTTGCTTATTTGCCCTTTGAGTCTCTTTCCTGGCATTATTAGGACACCAGAATGGAGGAATGCTATCCAGTCTTAGTGACTCAGAGAGCCATTGAAAGGAAACATTTCTCACAGAGCACTCTGAGATTATAGGGGTTGTGACCTCGGGGAGAAGACTGGTGGGAAGGGAGCTCTGGggtctgtggggtggggggtgcccaAGGGTAGGTCTATATTGAGACAAACTATTGTCCTGAGGCATCCTGGTTTGGGGAAATGTCCCCTTTTTAACTTTCTATTATAAACATTTCTAAGCATATGTAAAACTAGAGAATGCAACAAAACTTCAAATTTGCACTCATAGTTTGTGTTCATGTTCTACAGctattaacattttgccatactTGTTTCATCTGTCTCCccactcttcttttttccttggaAAATCTCAAAGCAATTCTAAGACATAATGTGATTTCATCCCTAAATACTTCACAACATGTCTCTACAAAAATAtggatattttcttccataacaATGCCAACTGTCACCCTTAAGAAATTTCATAATTCTCTAATAATACCTAATATTCACTCCATATTCAAATATCTTTTTATACTTGGTTAATATGAATCAGGATCCAAAGAAAGTACACTGATTATTTTTGGACCTTATGTctcttcagtctctctctctgtctttaagttttcattgtaaaataaaacctaGGTACAGAGAACCACCTAAAAACAAATGTATGGCTCAATGAATTATTATAAGACAGTGGCCTTTCAGGTGTCACTAGGTCAGGAAATAGAACTTTTTCACCTACACTAGAAGCCTCTCATGCACCCATTCCAATCACAACCCCCTCATCCTGACATTTAGAGTCTTTTCGTAGTAtttctatggttttatttattacaCAAACTTCCCTAATGGCTATGGTTTAGTCTtgccgattaaaaaatggatatgtCCCTTAAATTgtctcttttttaaactttttattctgGAAGACTTTCAGATTTATGGGAAATTTGCAAAGATAATATGGAAAGTTTCCCACACCCTTCATCTAGCTTCCCCTATATTAACATCTTATGGAACTATGATACAGTCATCACAACTAAGAAGCCAATACTGCTACATTACTGTTAACCTAACCCCAGACTTTATTTGAATTGCACTGGTTTTTTTCCTACTAATGTCCCGTTTCTGTTCCAGGATTCTTTCAGTTCCCATACTGTACTCAATCATCATGTCTCCTTAGTTTCTTCCAATCTGTAATGGTTTCCTGGTCTTCCCTTGTCTTTTATGACCTTGGCATTTTTGAAGAGTTAAGTCTGTTTTAATCTACAGGACACCCCtccatccctttctcttcctgacaATTTATCTGTTGAAGAATCCATATTCGACCTGAAGAATTTCCCACAGCCTGACCTTGCTGACTGCATGTTCTTGGTGTATTTCACCAGGGTCCTCCATATTTCTCACAGATTGGTCACTGGATTCTAAGACTGCATAAGACTCCAGGTTGAGTCCTGTGGAAGatcttaatttgcttttaatatgGAACAGTCCCCTGTCCTAcccttcttttcttcccaagCCATGGACTTGTTGAAGACTGTTCTTCTGATAGGGAAAAATAtacaaggacagcaatctagtccaggtggcgCCCTTCTGCTTCTCAGCAAAAACAATCCAACACTCCTTTAATTCCTGCTCTGCCATGCATTCCCTCCTAAGCTCACTCCCTAAACTTGCTCCCCACTGCTTACTTGCTGTGCActtagaaatgttgcagataaggaaggagaaagatatatattgctccccttgcctttgttagGGGcccagaccttgggagattactcccctctgagcctgctggtgtaaataaaattaaagcctcaacactccaagacctctgagtgctgcttggttctttggtcagcgatccagtccaggtttttccaaGTTTTTCCGTGACATTAGGTTCCCTGATCGGGAATCCCAACCGTGCTGACCCTTTGTTACCATTGGTTTGGGGCAACGGCAGGGCGGTGATGGAACAGGAGATAACAATGGAGAAGATGCGCCCTGCCTGATGTTTCATCAGTCTCCAGCCAGATTGTTCCGGGCTGGCCTCGCTCCACTGTTCCCTTcagactcaaggaggcttgggaggtgaggacctggttccaaTGTTGAATCAGGTAAGGTCCCAGGGGccctgacccagccagttccCACCTTTTGGGGTGGAAGATAAGCCTTATCACCTTccagagacttcttagaagtctcacaggtagacattcccgggggtgggggtgagttTAAACTCtagtctgagtgtgtgagtgagtgcgcAGGGCCGCTGAAGCCATTCAGTCTTctctgaatctgtgattccacagcCTGCACTACAGAATCTGAGTGGGCCCTTCACCATATTCACGGTTGGCTACCATGACATAATGGTGACTCAGCTTCAGCTGACCTGGCCGGGGACTTATacaggtgcaccttagtcaaggctgatcAAAGTCTCTCAAAGGAGCACAAACAGACAGGTgcctgactggtctcctctctagaggaggcactcCTCTTTTGTCCATTGTCACAACACAGTTACATGGACACGTCaggggtcagggcacagcaaacccaTAATTCTTGACACCATCATCAAGAATTTGAGGAAGggatattttttaagaaactgcagaaTAAAATTAACTCTCAGAAGGTTAAAAACCCTGTGTAAATCTAAATGGCCCGCCTTTAGTGTAGGATGGCCTTCAGAATGggccctagatgtcccaacagtcTGCCAGTTCCAGTGGGTCATCActggagatccaggtcatcctgacCAGGTCCCATATATTAACTCCTGGTTAGAAGTTTCccagacccttcccccttgggtgcaattcacttgcaacaggcagggacaagGTAGGGTCTCAGTCACCTCAACAAAGAAGGCTACAAAGAATCAATAGAAGCCTGAGCCATTTGAAGATTCTTGCTGGTGACCCAGAGGagacccagaggaagagctaatattgccccTACCTTATGCAACCCTAAGGCCAACAGCACCCAGACCCTGGTCCCGGATACCCTGCTGCCATCGGCTTCCCTGCCAACTCTAGAACCAGTGAACCTACACTGTCCCAGACCAGCAGCCACACTACACCCACAGCCAGGAGCAGGagcccttcagatgccagtgtAAGAGACACGGAAGCCTGAAAGATGTAATAAATATGGGACCACCCAGCCTAGGCAGTCCATGTATTACTACCAAGCCTTCTCCACAACTGACATCCCATCAGAAAAGCCAtaagccctggttgatctcatgaaattcctcttccaaacccattgaccaaaataaaaaaaactgtcaacagctTCTCTGCACCCAATTCACAACAGAAGAGAGAAGGCAGCCGGGGTCCTTGATCAGAGTTCATGGGCTGAAATTGCTGTCCCCAAGGAACACCCTGAGTGgaacttcaccacccctgagggacagcaccagatcttCTGATATCAGGATGCCCTCCTCCAAGGGATAGAAACCAGGTCCAAAAtgcctatgaacatgaccaaagtttcttcagtcactcaacaaccaggagagtctcctgcggactattatgaaagactgtgtgaagcttatAATATCTACACCACCTTcaatcctgagtcaccagggagccaaTAAATGGTCAACACCTCATTCATAGCTCACGCCACCCCAGACATCAGACAAAAACTCCAAAAAGTTGAAGGCTTTGTCAAGATGAGTATCACTCAGCTgattaaaattgccaacaaaggggaagggagccaggatggcagcgtgagcagagcagtggaaatctcctcccaaaaccacatctatttttgaaaatacaacaaatacaactcttcctaagagaccagaagacacaggacaacagccagacgaCATCCACAcccgtgagaacccagcacctcgtgaagtgggtaagatacaagccgtggcccagtgggacccaagcgcccctcaccccagctaccggtgggaggagaggagttggagcggggagggagaaggagcccaggactgctaaatagccagccctcgCCATCTgcaacagagcgcagacacagtgtgtgcgtggggtgctgTAAACTAgtgaaacaggacagtaagaactgtgagtgggtccgcacagctggcacccctgtgacaaagaaaagagagtgctttttgaaagtcttaaaggaacaaggacccacagctggacagaagcatccaaGGACATGTAGCCCGGCAGCTGGAAATCCTggagaactctgggcactctaatcccttggccagcagggcagctcagaggcccctcacagagataaacagcctcccggccatttcccctccaaagtggatctgccatattggagcagaggctgaggcaggccacacccacagcaactgtggagctaaactccatagtggctgggcaagaatcagaagccccatctgtgcacagctgcccagcacaagcttctataggtcactgttctcccaggagcgaaggccacaaaccaacatcccagccatcacttgtgccatcTCCGagaactatctctatcaccatgacaaggcagaagaatttgatacagaccaaaatcacaacccctgagaaggagacagac is drawn from Manis javanica isolate MJ-LG chromosome Y, MJ_LKY, whole genome shotgun sequence and contains these coding sequences:
- the AWAT1 gene encoding LOW QUALITY PROTEIN: acyl-CoA wax alcohol acyltransferase 1 (The sequence of the model RefSeq protein was modified relative to this genomic sequence to represent the inferred CDS: inserted 4 bases in 4 codons; substituted 4 bases at 4 genomic stop codons) encodes the protein MCVGQNKEERRQVKLCGSHMLSLPSELPEVEAPLVWNTALESSPPSLLGIIPCFKKPKHLQSLMLIHWPLIYLGLFWILQPFVIFLLFTPXWPLPALYFARFXLDWKTPEQGGRYSAWVQNWSVWTHIRDYFRITILKTKDLSPEHNYIMGXHPHGLLIFGAFXNFCTEATGFSKTFPGIMSHLSTXSWFFRIPFVRDYLMAKGVCSMSQAAINYLLNHGTGNFVGTVMGGVGEALXSVPSVTTILLHKCKGFVCTPLWHRAHLVPTFTFVETEVYDQVLFHKDSRMYKFQCLXDIIFGYFCVFYRRGFYQGCSGLLPYPLPIITVVGEPLTLPKIXNLSLEMVDKYHTLYTDALHKLVDQHKIYYGHSEPQKLLFQ